A portion of the Rhinolophus sinicus isolate RSC01 linkage group LG16, ASM3656204v1, whole genome shotgun sequence genome contains these proteins:
- the ANKLE2 gene encoding ankyrin repeat and LEM domain-containing protein 2 isoform X4, whose translation MLWPQLAAAEWAALAWELLGASVLLIAVRWLVRRLEKRPRSLGRPGPPDPGEMTMDAILARLKLLNPDDLREEIVKAGLKCGPITATTRFIFEKKLAQALLEHRTLPSPSPDQGTAGASTLSQDTHRTVKSVVGSPAPQVSSSEDRDLGYSTGVNPSREDELRSQTCPLPFSAAARVGGPPAVARASAEPPLYYGVYPAYEDSPARNERIHVYEDKKEALQAVRMIKGSRFKAFSSREDAEKFARGICDYFPSPSKSSLPLSPVKAAPLFSNGGLKDGLYVPESETANKERANSYKNPRTQDLTAKLRKAVEKGEKDSFFELVWSNPRYLIGSGDNPTIVQEGCRYNVMHVAAKENQAAICQLTLETLEDPAFMRLMYPDDAPDMLQKRICYILDLYLNTPDKVGYDTPLHFACKFGNADVVNVLSSHPLIVKRPRNKYEKTPEDVICERSKNKSVELKERIREYLKGHYYVPLLRAEDTSSPVIGELWSSDQTAETSHSGGGPRDPVLTLRAFAGPLSPAKAEDFRRLWKTPPREKAGFFHNVRKSDPERGIERVGRELAHELGYPWVEFWDFLGCFVDLASQEGLQKLEEHLTQQEMGRRARQDTGHDSACGCAGKDSSSLPVRAFPDEGDDVSLEEIKNRQNAARNAQPTVGAPRDAGCDPLPFIEASVPTSPLSSKNGFCSPLSGGETLGGKRPEAPSQQGALLSPVCGLTAEFNKLNLQNLESSFSKTPNKSMKSRGEKVLTSRTDAVDRDLLEPADADRLGKHQMRTESDMAAGIARMCLRSSNPGHAAQRGCSSVSPEPSFPATREPVQRLFLSGEEPTKLDRDVLAALECVDVDPGQYPAVHRWKNAVLGYPASDRQSWPSPMIKGKLMSQLPDVACPQSCSPGRTGPSGGSPRKPGPAPHSPGPGSPGRYSPAHGGHLRRMVRLAQLAAL comes from the exons ATGCTGTGGCCGCAGCTGGCGGCGGCGGAGTGGGCAGCGCTGGCCTGGGAGCTGCTGGGCGCCTCGGTGCTGCTGATTGCGGTGCGCTGGCTGGTGCGGCGGCTGGAGAAGCGGCCGCGGAGCCTGGGGAGGCCCGGGCCCCCCGACCCAG GTGAAATGACAATGGATGCCATCTTGGCTCGATTGAAACTCCTGAATCCAGACGACCTTCGAGAAGAGATTGTCAAAGCTGGATTGAAATGTGGACCCATTACCGCAACCACAAggttcatttttgagaaaaaattggCTCAGGCGTTACTAGAGCACAGAACGCTGCCTTCACCCTCTCCTGACCAGGGCACCGCAGGGGCCTCCACTCTCAGCCAGGACACACACAGGACTGTGAAGTCTGTGGTAGGGAGCCCGGCCCCGCAGGTCAGCTCTTCTGAAGACAGAGATTTGGGCTACAGCACAGGCGTGAACCCTTCGCGGGAGGATGAGCTGAGGTCGCAGACCTGCCCGCTGCCCTTCAGTGCCGCGGCTAGAGTCGGAGGCCCCCCAGCCGTGGCAAGGGCCTCTGCGGAGCCACCTCTGTACTATGGGGTGTACCCGGCATACGAGGACTCCCCAGCGAGAAACG AAAGGATTCATGTTTATGAAGATAAAAAGGAAGCATTGCAAGCTGTCAGAATGATTAAAGGCTCCCGATTTAAAGCTTTTTCAAGCAGAGAAGATGCTGAGAAATTTGCTAGAGGAATTTGTGATTATTTCCCTTCTCCAAGCAAATCCTCATTACCACTGTCTCCTGTGAAAGCAGCACCGCTCTTCAGCAATGGTGGATTGAAAG ATGGTTTGTACGTACCTGAGTCAGAAACAGCAAACAAAGAGCGAGCGAACAGTTACAAAAATCCCCGTACCCAAGACCTCACTGCCAAACTGCGGAAAGCtgtggagaagggagaaaaagactCCTTTTTCGAGCTCGTCTGGAGCAATCCCCGGTATCTGATTGGTTCCGGGGACAACCCCACCATCGTGCAG GAGGGCTGCAGGTACAACGTCATGCATGTCGCTGCGAAGGAGAACCAGGCTGCTATCTGCCAGCTGACCCTGGAGACGCTGGAGGACCCCGCGTTCATGCGCCTCATGTACCCGGACGACGCCCCGGACATGCTGCAGAAGCGCATCTGTTACATCCTTGACCTGTACCTGAACACCCCCGACAAGGTG GGCTACGACACACCGCTGCATTTTGCTTGTAAGTTTGGGAATGCAGATGTGGTCAACGTGCTCTCTTCACACCCTTTGATTGTGAAGCGCCCACGGAACAAATATGAGAAAACACCTGAAGAT gttatttgtgaaagaagcaaaaataaatctgTGGAACTGAAGGAGCGGATTAGAGAATATTTAAAGG GACACTACTACGTGCCACTCCTGAGAGCAGAGGACACGTCTTCTCCAGTGATCGGGGAGCTGTGGTCTTCAGACCAGACGGCTGAGACCTCTCACAGTGGAGGCGGCCCCAGAGACCCCGTCCTGACCCTGAGAGCCTTCGCGGGACCCCTGAGTCCGGCCAAG GCAGAAGATTTCCGCAGACTCTGGAAGACTCCGCCTCGAGAGAAAGCAGGCTTCTTTCACAACGTCAGGAAATCGGATCCAGAAAGAGGCATTGAGAGAGTGGGAAG GGAGCTGGCGCACGAGCTGGGCTACCCCTGGGTGGAGTTCTGGGATTTCCTTGGCTGTTTCGTGGACTTGGCCTCCCAGGAAGGCCTGCAGAAGCTGGAGGAGCATCTCACGCAGCAGGAAATGGGCAGGAGGGCCCGACAGGACACGGGACACGACTCTGCCTGTG GTTGTGCTGGGAAGGACAGCAGCTCTTTGCCTGTGAGGGCCTTTCCAGATGAAGGTGACGACGTGAGCTTGGAAGAGATCAAAAATCGGCAGAACGCGGCTCGAAACGCCCAGCCCACAGTCGGAGCTCCCAGAGACGCGGGTTGCGACCCCCTTCCCTTCATAGAAGCCTCAGTGCCGACCAGTCCCCTCAGCAGCAAAAACGGGTTCTGCAGCCCCCTGAGTGGCGGCGAGACCCTGGGTGGGAAGAGACCAGAGGCCCCGAGCCAGCAGGGGGCCCTCCTGTCACCTGTTTGCGGCTTGACTGCTGAGTTCAATAAACTCAATTTGCAGAATCTAGAAAGTAGCTTTTCTAAGACAccaaataaaagtatgaaaagcagaggtgagaaGGTGCTGACATCCAGAACGGATGCGGTGGATAGAGACTTGTTAGAGCCTGCTGATGCTGACAGACTCGGAAAGCACCAGATGAGGACGGAAAGTGACATGGCAGCGGGAATTGCCCGAATGTGCCTGCGTTCCAGCAATCCCGGGCACGCGGCCCAGCGAGGCTGCAGCTCTGTGTCCCCAGAGCCTTCGTTCCCTGCCACGAGAGAGCCTGTCCAGAGGCTCTTCCTTTCTGG AGAGGAGCCGACGAAACTGGATCGGGACGTTTTGGCAGCTCTGGAGTGTGTGGACGTGGACCCTGGCCAGTACCCAGCCGTGCACAGATGGAAGAACGCCGTCCTGGGTTACCCGGCCTCCGACAGGCAGAG CTGGCCGAGCCCCATGATAAAAGGGAAGTTGATGTCTCAGCTGCCGGATGTCGCGTGCCCTCAGAGCTGCAGCCCAGGGAGAACTGGTCCCTCGGGGGGCAGCCCCCGGAAGCCCGGGCCCGCCCCCCACTCCCCCggcccaggcagccctgggcGCTACAGCCCCGCGCACGGGGGCCACCTGCGCAGGATGGTGCGCCTGGCCCAGCTCGCGGCCTTGTAG